In a genomic window of Sus scrofa isolate TJ Tabasco breed Duroc chromosome 4, Sscrofa11.1, whole genome shotgun sequence:
- the PEX19 gene encoding peroxisomal biogenesis factor 19 isoform X3: MVGLGMPLHTLPSVARCLFAVLFKRGGQCPVEDALFASQEKFFQELFDSELASQATAEFEKAMKELAEEEPHLVEQFQKLSEAAGRVGSDATSQQEFTSCLKETLSGLAKNATDLQNSGMSEEELTKAMEGLGMEEGDGEGTILPIMQSIMQNLLSKDVLYPSLKEITEKYPEWLQVHRESLPPEQFEKYQEQHSVMGKICEQFEAETPTDSEATQKARFEVVLDLMQQLQDLGHPPKELAGEMPPGLNFDLDALNLSGPPGANGEQCLIM; encoded by the exons ATGGTTGGATTGGGAATGCCACTCCATACCCTTCCCTCAGTGGCCAGATGCCTTTTTGCTGTCCTCTTTAAGAGAGGTGGTCAATGTCCAGTGGAG GATGCCCTCTTCGCCTCCCAAGAGAAGTTTTTCCAGGAGCTGTTCGACAGCGAGTTGGcttcccaagccactgcagagttCGAGAAGGCAATGAAAGAGTTGGCTGAGGAAGAGCCCCACCTGGTAGAGCAGTTCCAAAAGCTCTCAGAGGCTGCTGGGAGAGTGG GCAGTGATGCGACTTCCCAACAAGAATTCACTTCTTGCCTAAAGGAGACATTAAGTGGACTAGCCAAGAATGCCACCGACCTTCAG AACTCGGGCATGTCAGAAGAGGAGCTGACCAAGGCCATGGAAGGGCTGGGCATGGAAGAAGGGGATGGAGAAGGAACCATACTCCCCATCATGCAGAGTATCATGCAGAACCTGCTGTCCAAGGATGTACTGTACCCGTCACTGAAGGAGATTACGGAGAAG TATCCAGAATGGTTGCAGGTTCACCGAGAATCTCTACCTCCAGAGCAGTTTGAAAAATATCAGGAGCAACATAGTGTCATGGGCAAGATATGTGAGCAATTTGAGGCTGAGACCCCCACAGACAGTGAGGCCACTCAGAAGGCTCGTTTTGAGGTGGTGCTGGATCTTATGCAGCAG CTACAGGATTTGGGTCATCCTCCAAAAGAGCTGGCTGGGGAGATG CCTCCTGGCCTCAACTTTGACCTGGATGCCCTCAATCTATCGGGCCCACCAGGTGCCAATGGCGAACAATGTCTGATCATGTGA
- the PEX19 gene encoding peroxisomal biogenesis factor 19 isoform X1: MAAPRANNIIGCTRQGGRNWGAHGAAQSRLLRQVGGGKMAAAGEGGGVGAEADRELEELLESALDDFDKTKPSPAPPPTTTAPDASGPEKRSPGDTAKDALFASQEKFFQELFDSELASQATAEFEKAMKELAEEEPHLVEQFQKLSEAAGRVGSDATSQQEFTSCLKETLSGLAKNATDLQNSGMSEEELTKAMEGLGMEEGDGEGTILPIMQSIMQNLLSKDVLYPSLKEITEKYPEWLQVHRESLPPEQFEKYQEQHSVMGKICEQFEAETPTDSEATQKARFEVVLDLMQQLQDLGHPPKELAGEMPPGLNFDLDALNLSGPPGANGEQCLIM; the protein is encoded by the exons ATGGCGGCCCCTCGGGCCAACAATATCATTGGTTGCACGAGGCAGGGGGGCAGGAACTGGGGGGCGCACGGCGCCGCGCAGTCCCGCCTCCTACGGCAAGTCGGAGGTGGCAAGATGGCCGCCgctggggagggtggtggtgTTGGGGCTGAAGCGGACCGGGAATTGGAAGAGCTTCTGGAAA GTGCTCTTGATGATTTCGATAAGACCAAAccctccccagcaccccctcctACCACCACGGCCCCTGATGCTTCGGGGCCTGAGAAGAGATCTCCAGGAGACACTGCCAAA GATGCCCTCTTCGCCTCCCAAGAGAAGTTTTTCCAGGAGCTGTTCGACAGCGAGTTGGcttcccaagccactgcagagttCGAGAAGGCAATGAAAGAGTTGGCTGAGGAAGAGCCCCACCTGGTAGAGCAGTTCCAAAAGCTCTCAGAGGCTGCTGGGAGAGTGG GCAGTGATGCGACTTCCCAACAAGAATTCACTTCTTGCCTAAAGGAGACATTAAGTGGACTAGCCAAGAATGCCACCGACCTTCAG AACTCGGGCATGTCAGAAGAGGAGCTGACCAAGGCCATGGAAGGGCTGGGCATGGAAGAAGGGGATGGAGAAGGAACCATACTCCCCATCATGCAGAGTATCATGCAGAACCTGCTGTCCAAGGATGTACTGTACCCGTCACTGAAGGAGATTACGGAGAAG TATCCAGAATGGTTGCAGGTTCACCGAGAATCTCTACCTCCAGAGCAGTTTGAAAAATATCAGGAGCAACATAGTGTCATGGGCAAGATATGTGAGCAATTTGAGGCTGAGACCCCCACAGACAGTGAGGCCACTCAGAAGGCTCGTTTTGAGGTGGTGCTGGATCTTATGCAGCAG CTACAGGATTTGGGTCATCCTCCAAAAGAGCTGGCTGGGGAGATG CCTCCTGGCCTCAACTTTGACCTGGATGCCCTCAATCTATCGGGCCCACCAGGTGCCAATGGCGAACAATGTCTGATCATGTGA
- the PEX19 gene encoding peroxisomal biogenesis factor 19 isoform X2 has product MAAAGEGGGVGAEADRELEELLESALDDFDKTKPSPAPPPTTTAPDASGPEKRSPGDTAKDALFASQEKFFQELFDSELASQATAEFEKAMKELAEEEPHLVEQFQKLSEAAGRVGSDATSQQEFTSCLKETLSGLAKNATDLQNSGMSEEELTKAMEGLGMEEGDGEGTILPIMQSIMQNLLSKDVLYPSLKEITEKYPEWLQVHRESLPPEQFEKYQEQHSVMGKICEQFEAETPTDSEATQKARFEVVLDLMQQLQDLGHPPKELAGEMCPNTKSEWAYLGVDRKAK; this is encoded by the exons ATGGCCGCCgctggggagggtggtggtgTTGGGGCTGAAGCGGACCGGGAATTGGAAGAGCTTCTGGAAA GTGCTCTTGATGATTTCGATAAGACCAAAccctccccagcaccccctcctACCACCACGGCCCCTGATGCTTCGGGGCCTGAGAAGAGATCTCCAGGAGACACTGCCAAA GATGCCCTCTTCGCCTCCCAAGAGAAGTTTTTCCAGGAGCTGTTCGACAGCGAGTTGGcttcccaagccactgcagagttCGAGAAGGCAATGAAAGAGTTGGCTGAGGAAGAGCCCCACCTGGTAGAGCAGTTCCAAAAGCTCTCAGAGGCTGCTGGGAGAGTGG GCAGTGATGCGACTTCCCAACAAGAATTCACTTCTTGCCTAAAGGAGACATTAAGTGGACTAGCCAAGAATGCCACCGACCTTCAG AACTCGGGCATGTCAGAAGAGGAGCTGACCAAGGCCATGGAAGGGCTGGGCATGGAAGAAGGGGATGGAGAAGGAACCATACTCCCCATCATGCAGAGTATCATGCAGAACCTGCTGTCCAAGGATGTACTGTACCCGTCACTGAAGGAGATTACGGAGAAG TATCCAGAATGGTTGCAGGTTCACCGAGAATCTCTACCTCCAGAGCAGTTTGAAAAATATCAGGAGCAACATAGTGTCATGGGCAAGATATGTGAGCAATTTGAGGCTGAGACCCCCACAGACAGTGAGGCCACTCAGAAGGCTCGTTTTGAGGTGGTGCTGGATCTTATGCAGCAG CTACAGGATTTGGGTCATCCTCCAAAAGAGCTGGCTGGGGAGATG TGTCCAAATACAAAATCAGAATGGGCGTATTTGGGAGTTGACAGAAAAGCCAAATAG